One segment of Phaeacidiphilus oryzae TH49 DNA contains the following:
- a CDS encoding FAD-dependent oxidoreductase, with amino-acid sequence MGDVLVIGGGIAGPATALALQRAGLDGIEVFEAQPEGGADAGAFLTLAGNGVFALDQFGAAGLLDPLGFPVLRMSVLGADGSALAEDVPLGDAGDPLTHYRCLRRAELARALREEAVRRGIPVRHGARLTGIAPDDSGESVTALFADGGSATGRLLVGADGLRSAVRAALSPDAPDAAPAYAGQQVYYGYTDQADPPHRDSARITMVRGSGAAFGYLVSPAGEALWFARVPGPPLGPEELAGNGPDDWRRRLLPLLAGDRTPAAGLVAATGAELMATNAWQLTPGLVWRGPRTVLIGDAAHAASPATGQGASMALEDAVVLAKALRELPVRQALPRFEELRRPRVERNIEVSGALTARRPADRGPVADAERGSRGPVTRLDPELRELLDWGRQLPTR; translated from the coding sequence GTGGGCGATGTGCTGGTGATCGGCGGGGGGATCGCGGGGCCGGCCACCGCGCTCGCCCTGCAGCGGGCCGGCCTCGACGGGATCGAGGTCTTCGAGGCGCAGCCGGAGGGCGGGGCGGACGCCGGCGCCTTCCTCACCCTGGCCGGCAACGGGGTGTTCGCCCTGGACCAGTTCGGAGCCGCCGGGCTGCTGGACCCGCTGGGCTTTCCGGTGCTGCGGATGAGCGTCCTCGGCGCGGACGGCTCGGCGCTCGCCGAGGACGTCCCGCTCGGCGACGCCGGTGACCCGCTCACCCACTACCGCTGCCTCCGCCGCGCCGAGCTGGCCCGGGCGCTGCGCGAGGAGGCGGTCCGGCGCGGCATCCCCGTCCGGCACGGCGCCCGGCTGACCGGGATCGCCCCGGACGACTCCGGAGAGAGCGTCACCGCCCTTTTCGCGGACGGCGGTTCGGCGACCGGACGGCTGCTGGTCGGCGCGGACGGGCTGCGCTCCGCCGTCCGCGCGGCGCTCTCCCCGGACGCGCCGGACGCGGCTCCGGCCTACGCCGGCCAGCAGGTCTACTACGGCTACACCGACCAGGCCGATCCCCCGCACCGGGACTCGGCGCGGATCACCATGGTCCGGGGCAGCGGCGCCGCCTTCGGCTACCTCGTCTCGCCGGCCGGCGAGGCGCTGTGGTTCGCCAGGGTGCCGGGCCCGCCGCTCGGCCCGGAGGAGCTGGCCGGGAACGGACCCGACGACTGGCGCCGCCGGCTGCTGCCGCTGCTCGCCGGCGACCGCACTCCGGCGGCCGGCCTGGTGGCCGCGACCGGTGCGGAGCTGATGGCCACCAACGCCTGGCAGCTCACCCCTGGCCTGGTCTGGCGCGGTCCGCGCACGGTGCTGATCGGGGACGCCGCCCACGCCGCCTCCCCGGCCACCGGCCAGGGCGCCTCGATGGCCCTGGAGGACGCGGTGGTGCTCGCCAAGGCGCTGCGCGAGCTGCCCGTCCGGCAGGCGCTGCCGCGCTTCGAGGAGCTGCGCCGGCCGCGGGTGGAACGCAATATCGAGGTGAGCGGCGCCCTGACGGCACGGCGGCCCGCCGACCGCGGCCCGGTGGCCGACGCCGAGCGCGGTTCCCGCGGCCCGGTCACCCGGCTCGATCCGGAGCTGCGCGAACTCCTGGACTGGGGCCGGCAGTTGCCGACCCGCTGA